One Burkholderia vietnamiensis LMG 10929 genomic window, GCCGCGATCGATACTATCCGGCCGACAATCGATACAATCCGGACAACCTAGCCCGGACGATGACAGACGACGCACAGCTTGTTGCCGTCCGGATCGCGGAAGTACGCGCCGTAGTAGTCGCGGTGATAGTGGGGCCGCAGGCCGGGCGGCCCCTCGCAGGTGCCGCCGTGCTGCAGCGCGAGCGCGTGGCAGCGGTCGACCTGCGCGCGCGAATGCGCATCGAACGCGATCGTATGGCCGTTGCCCGGCTCGGGCCGGCGGCCGTCGAGCGGCCGCCCGAAGAAGAACAGCGGCCGGTCGGTGTCGGCCGGCATCCAGCCCGACCAGCCGTCCGGCTCGCGGAACTTCAGGCGCAACCCGAGTTCCGCGAACAGCGGCGCGTAAAAATCGTACGCGCGTGCGGTATCGCTGACGCCCACGCAAACATGTGAAAACATGGCTTCGCTCCGTCGTGACGATCGACCACGATCATGCCACGGTGCGATGCCGCCGTCGCCCGGAGGCCGCGATGAAGCCGCAATACGAACACGTGACGTACGCTCCCGGCTGCTCGATCCGCGTATATCACCGCCAGCTCGCACGCATTCCGTTCGAATGGCATCGGCATCCTGAGTACGAACTGACGCTCACGCTGAACAGCCGCGGCCGGCGCTTCATCGGCGATCACGTCGCCCGCTATGCGGACGACGACCTGGTGCTCGTCCCGCCGAACCTGCCGCACACGTGGTCGTCGAATGCGCGCATCGATCGCGCCGCGCCCGAAGTCGCGCTCGTCGTGTGGTTCGACGGAGACTGGGCCCACCGCGTCGCCGACTGCTGCGCCGAATACACGCCGCTGCGCTCGCTGCTGCGGCGCGCAGCGTCGGGCCTCGCGTT contains:
- a CDS encoding VOC family protein; this translates as MFSHVCVGVSDTARAYDFYAPLFAELGLRLKFREPDGWSGWMPADTDRPLFFFGRPLDGRRPEPGNGHTIAFDAHSRAQVDRCHALALQHGGTCEGPPGLRPHYHRDYYGAYFRDPDGNKLCVVCHRPG